The nucleotide sequence GGGCGCGCGAGCACTTGGTGCCGTGGATCGGGCGTCGCCTGCGCGGTCAGTCGTCGGGGGACGGGCTGGTGCCGAAGCGCCCGGATCTGCTGCCGTTGTAGGGCTGTTGCCGGGATGCCCCCTCACGGGGGCGGGGTCAAATCCAGGTGGTCCACCACATGCGGTCCTGCCAGTCCGACATCGGGATCGTGGTCCCGGTGTAGATCGGATAGAAGTACAGGAAGTTCCAGGCGATGAGCACGATCAGGGCGACCGCGCCCGCCGCGCCCCACGTCTTGCGCCGATGGCTCGCCCCGGGCGGTCCGAGGATCGCGCCGATCATCATGGCCACGGCGAGCGCGATGAACGGGACGAACACGACCGCGTAGAAGAGGAAGATCGTGCGGTCCTGCTTGAACATCCACGGGCCGAGTCCGGCGGCCAGTCCGCACAGGATCGCTCCGGCCCGCCAGTCGCGGCGGGCGGCCCAGCGGTAGAGCAGGTAGACGGCCGCGAAACAGCCGGCCCACCACAGGAACGGCGTGCCGATGCCGAGGACTTCCTGGGCGCACTTGTCGGCGTGGCACCCGGCCTCGCCCTGCGACTTGTTCTGGAAGTAGTACGACACCGGACGGCCGAGGACCATCCAGCTCCACGGGTTCGACTGGTAGACGTGCGGGTCGTCGAGCCCGTTGTGGAACTTCCACATCTCGCCGTGGTAATGCCACAGGCTGCGCAGGCCCTCCGGGACCCAGGTCATGTCGAACTGCGGTAGCCCGGAGATCTTGATCGGTCCGAATTTGAACGTATCCGGTGACAATCCGTCGCGGCCTTGGGCCCAGTCGCGGTTGTAGCCGCCGTCGGTGACCAGCCAGCCCGTCCACGAGCAGACGTAGACGATGAGGGCGACGACGACGATCGACAGGAGGACCGGCGCCAGGTCGCGGCGCAGGACGGCGGCGTAGACGCGCCAGCCGGCGGCACCGGCGGCGCGGCGCGTCCCGGCGTCCCAGAACAGCGTGAGGGCGACGAACAGCAGCACCACCGGGACGCCCGACCACTTGGTGCCGCAGGCCAGGCCCAGGCAGACGCCCGCGACGATGCGCCACGGCCGTAGCCCGAGGGACATGCGCAGCGCGCGCTGCGGTGAGACGGTGTCGCGGAGTTTCCGGGCGACGCCCGCCCGTGCGTCGTCGCGGTCGATCAGCAGCGCGCCGAACGCGGCGAGCACCCAGAACATCAGGACGAGGTCGAGCAGCGCCGTCCGGCTCATCACGAAGTGCAGGCCGTCGAGGGCCAGCAGCAGGCCCGCGATACAGCCGAGCAGGGTGGAGCGGAACAGGCGGCGGCCGATCCGGCACAGCATGAGGACCGAGAGCGTGCCGAGCAGCGCGACCATGAAGCGCCAGCCGAACGGGGTGACGCCGAACAGCCATTCGCCGAGGCCGATCGTCCACTTCCCGACGGGCGGGTGGACGATGTACGAACCGTCGTGGTTGAGGAACGGCCCCCAGTCGCCGTCGGCGAAGAACTTGTTGGCGCGGCCTTCCTCGCCGTGGTCGTCCCAGGTGCCCTCGTAGCCGAGCTTGATGAGGGAGAGGCCGTCCTTGGCGTAGTACGTCTCGTCGAATATCACCTCGTCCGGACGGCCGAGGTTCCAGAACCGCAGGAAACCGGCGACCAGCGTGACGAGGAGGCAGGGCAGCCAGCCGCCGCCGGTGTACGGCGACGAGTCGGTGAAGTTGGGGACGAGGCGTTCGCGCAGCGGAACCCGGGGGCGGGCGTGGAACGAGAAGCGGGCGAGCGTACGCGCCCACAAGTCTGCGTCCGCGGGCGTGGTCGTGGCGCCGCCGCCTCCCTCCGGGGAGCGTTTTTGGGTGGGGCTGTCGGTCGCCACGTCGCTCGTCACGCGAGTCATCGTATTGACCGGAACACGGTGCCGGGCCCGGGACAGGGGAGGATGGGCCCGTGGAAGACGAACTCTGCGGCGTCCTCGTGCTCGCCGGCACCCCC is from Yinghuangia sp. ASG 101 and encodes:
- a CDS encoding dolichyl-phosphate-mannose--protein mannosyltransferase, encoding MTRVTSDVATDSPTQKRSPEGGGGATTTPADADLWARTLARFSFHARPRVPLRERLVPNFTDSSPYTGGGWLPCLLVTLVAGFLRFWNLGRPDEVIFDETYYAKDGLSLIKLGYEGTWDDHGEEGRANKFFADGDWGPFLNHDGSYIVHPPVGKWTIGLGEWLFGVTPFGWRFMVALLGTLSVLMLCRIGRRLFRSTLLGCIAGLLLALDGLHFVMSRTALLDLVLMFWVLAAFGALLIDRDDARAGVARKLRDTVSPQRALRMSLGLRPWRIVAGVCLGLACGTKWSGVPVVLLFVALTLFWDAGTRRAAGAAGWRVYAAVLRRDLAPVLLSIVVVALIVYVCSWTGWLVTDGGYNRDWAQGRDGLSPDTFKFGPIKISGLPQFDMTWVPEGLRSLWHYHGEMWKFHNGLDDPHVYQSNPWSWMVLGRPVSYYFQNKSQGEAGCHADKCAQEVLGIGTPFLWWAGCFAAVYLLYRWAARRDWRAGAILCGLAAGLGPWMFKQDRTIFLFYAVVFVPFIALAVAMMIGAILGPPGASHRRKTWGAAGAVALIVLIAWNFLYFYPIYTGTTIPMSDWQDRMWWTTWI